A window of the Falco rusticolus isolate bFalRus1 chromosome 1, bFalRus1.pri, whole genome shotgun sequence genome harbors these coding sequences:
- the INTS10 gene encoding integrator complex subunit 10 isoform X6 has translation MSAQGDCEFLVKRARELVPGDLWAAKAWLITARSLYPADFNIQYEMYTIERNAERTASAGRLLYDMFVNFPDQPAVWREISVITSALRNDSQDKQTQFLRGLFETLPGRVQCEMLLKATEQCFNTLERAEMLLLLLRRFPETVVQHGVGLGETLLDAESIEDQESPVNCFRKLFVCDVLPLIINNPDVRLPASLLYKYLNKAAEFYINYVTRSTQTESQYQGSQDSSDIMSPNKRSSQKYVIDGLTEKSSQITDPWERLFKILSVVGMRCEWQMDKGRRSFGDILHRMKDLCRYISNFDSDAHAKYKNQVVYSTMLVFFKNAFQYVSNIQPSLFQGPNAPNQAPLVLLEDVTNIYGDTDIDRNKHIHKKRKLAEGREKTMSSDDEDPSGKARSRHITVNKADLANSIEVLESFKLARESWELLYSLESLDKEFTRICLSWKTDTWLWLRIFLTDMIIYQGQYKKAISSLHHLAALQGSHSPQQIAGQGSLENQRALIQLATCHFALGEYRQTCEKVLDLMCCILLPIQEGGKVQEEQPKVKSKFRKGSDLKLWPCTSRAIMPYCLHLLLACFKLRAFTDSRDDMALGHVVVLLQHEWPRGENLFLKAINKICQQGNFQYENFFNYVTNIDMLEEFAYLRTQEGGKIHLELLPNQAMLIKHHTVTRGITKGVKEDFRLAMERQVSRCGENLMVVLHRFCINEKILLLQTLA, from the exons ATGTCGGCGCAGGGGGACTGCGAGTTCCTGGTGAAGCGGGCCCGCGAGCTGGTGCCGGGGGACCTGTGGGCGGCCAAGGCCTGGCTCATCACGGCGCGAAGCCTCTACCCCGCCGACTTCAACATACAG TATGAGATGTACACTATTGAGAGGAATGCTGAAAGGACAGCgtctgcaggcaggctgctctaTGACAT GTTTGTGAATTTTCCAGACCAACCTGCTGTATGGCGGGAGATTAGTGTTATTACATCAGCATTAAGGAATGACTCACAGGACAagcaaacacaatttttaagaG gattatTTGAAACCCTTCCTGGTCGAGTCCAGTGTGAAATGTTACTGAAGGCCACAGAGCAGTGTTTTAACACATtagaaagagcagaaatgctactactactactgcGACGTTTTCCAGAGACTGTGGTACAGCATGGG GTGGGCCTTGGAGAAACATTATTAGACGCTGAAAGTATTGAAGACCAAGAGTCCCCGGTGAattgttttagaaaattatttg ttTGTGACGTTCTTCCTCTAATAATTAATAACCCTGATGTTCGACTTCCTGCCAGCTTGttatataaatacctgaataaagcagcagaattttatATTAACTATGTAACCAGATCTACACAGACAGAAAGCCAGTATCAAG GTTCACAAGACTCCTCTGATATTATGTCTCCAAACAAGCGTAGCTCTCAGAAATATGTAATAGATGGTCTCACAGAGAAATCATCCCAGATTACAGATCCTTGGGAGAGgctatttaaaatactgtctgtGGTGGGAATGAGGTGTGAATGGCAAATGGATAAGGGAAGAAG AAGTTTTGGTGATATTTTGCATCGAATGAAAGACCTCTGCAGATACATCAGTAACTTTGATAGTGATGCACACGCGAAATATAAAAACCAAGTAGTGTATTCAACAATGTTGgtcttctttaaaaatgcattccaGTATGTCAGCAACATCCAGCCATCGCTCTTCCAAG GTCCAAATGCTCCAAACCAAGCCCCACTGGTTCTCCTCGAGGATGTGACCAATATCTATGGTGATACAGATATTGATCGTaacaaacacatacacaaaaagaggaaacttgctgaaggaagagagaaaacaatg AGCTCAGATGATGAGGATCCTTCTGGAAAGGCACGAAGTCGTCATATTACAGTAAACAAGGCAGATCTTGCAAACTCTATAGAAGTATTAGAGAGCTTTAAACTGGCAAGagagagctgggagctgctgtaTTCTCTGGAATCACTTGACAAAG AGTTCACCAGAATTTGTTTGTCATGGAAGACAGACACCTGGCTTTGGTTAAGAATCTTTCTTACAGACATGATCATCTACCAG gggCAGTACAAAAAAGCAATTAGCAGCCTACATCACCTGGCAGCTCTTCAGGGCTCTCATTCTCCACAGCAAATTGCAGGACAAGGATCACTAGAAAATCAGAGAGCGCTAATCCAGTTAGCAACATGCCACTTTGCCCTTGGAGAATATCGC caaACATGTGAAAAAGTGCTTGACCTCATGTGTTGTATTTTACTTCCAATACAAGAAGGAGGTAAAGTACAAGAGGAGCAACCTAAAGTAAAGTCTAAGTTCAGGAAAG GGTCTGATCTGAAGCTTTGGCCATGTACCAGCAGAGCTATCATGCCTTACTGCCTTCATCTATTGTTAGCTTGTTTCAAG ctCAGAGCTTTCACAGACAGCAGAGATGATATGGCGCTGGGCCATGTAGTTGTTCTGCTGCAGCATGAGTGGCCAAGGGGTGAGAACTTGTTCCTGAAAGCCATCAACAAAATCTGCCAACAAGGAAACTTCCAGTATGAGAATTTTTTCAACTATGTCACAA atattGATATGTTGGAGGAATTTGCTTATTTAAGAACacaggaaggagggaagatTCATCTGGAACTGCTGCCAAATCAAGCAATGCTGATCAA GCATCATACAGTTACCCGGGGTATAACTAAAGGAGTGAAAGAAGATTTCCGCCTGGCCATGGAGCGCCAGGTCTCACGCTGTGGGGAAAACCTCATGGTGGTCTTGCACAGGTTCTGcattaatgagaaaatactgctgcttcAGACTCTTGCTTGA
- the INTS10 gene encoding integrator complex subunit 10 isoform X4 has protein sequence MSAQGDCEFLVKRARELVPGDLWAAKAWLITARSLYPADFNIQYEMYTIERNAERTASAGRLLYDMFVNFPDQPAVWREISVITSALRNDSQDKQTQFLRGLFETLPGRVQCEMLLKATEQCFNTLERAEMLLLLLRRFPETVVQHGVGLGETLLDAESIEDQESPVNCFRKLFVCDVLPLIINNPDVRLPASLLYKYLNKAAEFYINYVTRSTQTESQYQGSQDSSDIMSPNKRSSQKYVIDGLTEKSSQITDPWERLFKILSVVGMRCEWQMDKGRSFGDILHRMKDLCRYISNFDSDAHAKYKNQVVYSTMLVFFKNAFQYVSNIQPSLFQGPNAPNQAPLVLLEDVTNIYGDTDIDRNKHIHKKRKLAEGREKTMSSDDEDPSGKARSRHITVNKADLANSIEVLESFKLARESWELLYSLESLDKEFTRICLSWKTDTWLWLRIFLTDMIIYQGQYKKAISSLHHLAALQGSHSPQQIAGQGSLENQRALIQLATCHFALGEYRQTCEKVLDLMCCILLPIQEGGKVQEEQPKVKSKFRKGSDLKLWPCTSRAIMPYCLHLLLACFKLRAFTDSRDDMALGHVVVLLQHEWPRGENLFLKAINKICQQGNFQYENFFNYVTNIDMLEEFAYLRTQEGGKIHLELLPNQAMLIKTSSPPMGLLQQEFIPVLQPSIQTADRHHTVTRGITKGVKEDFRLAMERQVSRCGENLMVVLHRFCINEKILLLQTLA, from the exons ATGTCGGCGCAGGGGGACTGCGAGTTCCTGGTGAAGCGGGCCCGCGAGCTGGTGCCGGGGGACCTGTGGGCGGCCAAGGCCTGGCTCATCACGGCGCGAAGCCTCTACCCCGCCGACTTCAACATACAG TATGAGATGTACACTATTGAGAGGAATGCTGAAAGGACAGCgtctgcaggcaggctgctctaTGACAT GTTTGTGAATTTTCCAGACCAACCTGCTGTATGGCGGGAGATTAGTGTTATTACATCAGCATTAAGGAATGACTCACAGGACAagcaaacacaatttttaagaG gattatTTGAAACCCTTCCTGGTCGAGTCCAGTGTGAAATGTTACTGAAGGCCACAGAGCAGTGTTTTAACACATtagaaagagcagaaatgctactactactactgcGACGTTTTCCAGAGACTGTGGTACAGCATGGG GTGGGCCTTGGAGAAACATTATTAGACGCTGAAAGTATTGAAGACCAAGAGTCCCCGGTGAattgttttagaaaattatttg ttTGTGACGTTCTTCCTCTAATAATTAATAACCCTGATGTTCGACTTCCTGCCAGCTTGttatataaatacctgaataaagcagcagaattttatATTAACTATGTAACCAGATCTACACAGACAGAAAGCCAGTATCAAG GTTCACAAGACTCCTCTGATATTATGTCTCCAAACAAGCGTAGCTCTCAGAAATATGTAATAGATGGTCTCACAGAGAAATCATCCCAGATTACAGATCCTTGGGAGAGgctatttaaaatactgtctgtGGTGGGAATGAGGTGTGAATGGCAAATGGATAAGGGAAGAAG TTTTGGTGATATTTTGCATCGAATGAAAGACCTCTGCAGATACATCAGTAACTTTGATAGTGATGCACACGCGAAATATAAAAACCAAGTAGTGTATTCAACAATGTTGgtcttctttaaaaatgcattccaGTATGTCAGCAACATCCAGCCATCGCTCTTCCAAG GTCCAAATGCTCCAAACCAAGCCCCACTGGTTCTCCTCGAGGATGTGACCAATATCTATGGTGATACAGATATTGATCGTaacaaacacatacacaaaaagaggaaacttgctgaaggaagagagaaaacaatg AGCTCAGATGATGAGGATCCTTCTGGAAAGGCACGAAGTCGTCATATTACAGTAAACAAGGCAGATCTTGCAAACTCTATAGAAGTATTAGAGAGCTTTAAACTGGCAAGagagagctgggagctgctgtaTTCTCTGGAATCACTTGACAAAG AGTTCACCAGAATTTGTTTGTCATGGAAGACAGACACCTGGCTTTGGTTAAGAATCTTTCTTACAGACATGATCATCTACCAG gggCAGTACAAAAAAGCAATTAGCAGCCTACATCACCTGGCAGCTCTTCAGGGCTCTCATTCTCCACAGCAAATTGCAGGACAAGGATCACTAGAAAATCAGAGAGCGCTAATCCAGTTAGCAACATGCCACTTTGCCCTTGGAGAATATCGC caaACATGTGAAAAAGTGCTTGACCTCATGTGTTGTATTTTACTTCCAATACAAGAAGGAGGTAAAGTACAAGAGGAGCAACCTAAAGTAAAGTCTAAGTTCAGGAAAG GGTCTGATCTGAAGCTTTGGCCATGTACCAGCAGAGCTATCATGCCTTACTGCCTTCATCTATTGTTAGCTTGTTTCAAG ctCAGAGCTTTCACAGACAGCAGAGATGATATGGCGCTGGGCCATGTAGTTGTTCTGCTGCAGCATGAGTGGCCAAGGGGTGAGAACTTGTTCCTGAAAGCCATCAACAAAATCTGCCAACAAGGAAACTTCCAGTATGAGAATTTTTTCAACTATGTCACAA atattGATATGTTGGAGGAATTTGCTTATTTAAGAACacaggaaggagggaagatTCATCTGGAACTGCTGCCAAATCAAGCAATGCTGATCAA gacttcTAGCCCTCCCATGGGGTTACTGCAGCAGGAATTCATACCTGTGCTACAGCCCAGCATACAGACTGCTGACAG GCATCATACAGTTACCCGGGGTATAACTAAAGGAGTGAAAGAAGATTTCCGCCTGGCCATGGAGCGCCAGGTCTCACGCTGTGGGGAAAACCTCATGGTGGTCTTGCACAGGTTCTGcattaatgagaaaatactgctgcttcAGACTCTTGCTTGA
- the INTS10 gene encoding integrator complex subunit 10 isoform X2, producing MSAQGDCEFLVKRARELVPGDLWAAKAWLITARSLYPADFNIQYEMYTIERNAERTASAGRLLYDMFVNFPDQPAVWREISVITSALRNDSQDKQTQFLRGLFETLPGRVQCEMLLKATEQCFNTLERAEMLLLLLRRFPETVVQHGVGLGETLLDAESIEDQESPVNCFRKLFVCDVLPLIINNPDVRLPASLLYKYLNKAAEFYINYVTRSTQTESQYQGSQDSSDIMSPNKRSSQKYVIDGLTEKSSQITDPWERLFKILSVVGMRCEWQMDKGRRSFGDILHRMKDLCRYISNFDSDAHAKYKNQVVYSTMLVFFKNAFQYVSNIQPSLFQGPNAPNQAPLVLLEDVTNIYGDTDIDRNKHIHKKRKLAEGREKTMSSDDEDPSGKARSRHITVNKADLANSIEVLESFKLARESWELLYSLESLDKEFTRICLSWKTDTWLWLRIFLTDMIIYQGQYKKAISSLHHLAALQGSHSPQQIAGQGSLENQRALIQLATCHFALGEYRQTCEKVLDLMCCILLPIQEGGKVQEEQPKVKSKFRKGSDLKLWPCTSRAIMPYCLHLLLACFKLRAFTDSRDDMALGHVVVLLQHEWPRGENLFLKAINKICQQGNFQYENFFNYVTNIDMLEEFAYLRTQEGGKIHLELLPNQAMLIKTSSPPMGLLQQEFIPVLQPSIQTADRHHTVTRGITKGVKEDFRLAMERQVSRCGENLMVVLHRFCINEKILLLQTLA from the exons ATGTCGGCGCAGGGGGACTGCGAGTTCCTGGTGAAGCGGGCCCGCGAGCTGGTGCCGGGGGACCTGTGGGCGGCCAAGGCCTGGCTCATCACGGCGCGAAGCCTCTACCCCGCCGACTTCAACATACAG TATGAGATGTACACTATTGAGAGGAATGCTGAAAGGACAGCgtctgcaggcaggctgctctaTGACAT GTTTGTGAATTTTCCAGACCAACCTGCTGTATGGCGGGAGATTAGTGTTATTACATCAGCATTAAGGAATGACTCACAGGACAagcaaacacaatttttaagaG gattatTTGAAACCCTTCCTGGTCGAGTCCAGTGTGAAATGTTACTGAAGGCCACAGAGCAGTGTTTTAACACATtagaaagagcagaaatgctactactactactgcGACGTTTTCCAGAGACTGTGGTACAGCATGGG GTGGGCCTTGGAGAAACATTATTAGACGCTGAAAGTATTGAAGACCAAGAGTCCCCGGTGAattgttttagaaaattatttg ttTGTGACGTTCTTCCTCTAATAATTAATAACCCTGATGTTCGACTTCCTGCCAGCTTGttatataaatacctgaataaagcagcagaattttatATTAACTATGTAACCAGATCTACACAGACAGAAAGCCAGTATCAAG GTTCACAAGACTCCTCTGATATTATGTCTCCAAACAAGCGTAGCTCTCAGAAATATGTAATAGATGGTCTCACAGAGAAATCATCCCAGATTACAGATCCTTGGGAGAGgctatttaaaatactgtctgtGGTGGGAATGAGGTGTGAATGGCAAATGGATAAGGGAAGAAG AAGTTTTGGTGATATTTTGCATCGAATGAAAGACCTCTGCAGATACATCAGTAACTTTGATAGTGATGCACACGCGAAATATAAAAACCAAGTAGTGTATTCAACAATGTTGgtcttctttaaaaatgcattccaGTATGTCAGCAACATCCAGCCATCGCTCTTCCAAG GTCCAAATGCTCCAAACCAAGCCCCACTGGTTCTCCTCGAGGATGTGACCAATATCTATGGTGATACAGATATTGATCGTaacaaacacatacacaaaaagaggaaacttgctgaaggaagagagaaaacaatg AGCTCAGATGATGAGGATCCTTCTGGAAAGGCACGAAGTCGTCATATTACAGTAAACAAGGCAGATCTTGCAAACTCTATAGAAGTATTAGAGAGCTTTAAACTGGCAAGagagagctgggagctgctgtaTTCTCTGGAATCACTTGACAAAG AGTTCACCAGAATTTGTTTGTCATGGAAGACAGACACCTGGCTTTGGTTAAGAATCTTTCTTACAGACATGATCATCTACCAG gggCAGTACAAAAAAGCAATTAGCAGCCTACATCACCTGGCAGCTCTTCAGGGCTCTCATTCTCCACAGCAAATTGCAGGACAAGGATCACTAGAAAATCAGAGAGCGCTAATCCAGTTAGCAACATGCCACTTTGCCCTTGGAGAATATCGC caaACATGTGAAAAAGTGCTTGACCTCATGTGTTGTATTTTACTTCCAATACAAGAAGGAGGTAAAGTACAAGAGGAGCAACCTAAAGTAAAGTCTAAGTTCAGGAAAG GGTCTGATCTGAAGCTTTGGCCATGTACCAGCAGAGCTATCATGCCTTACTGCCTTCATCTATTGTTAGCTTGTTTCAAG ctCAGAGCTTTCACAGACAGCAGAGATGATATGGCGCTGGGCCATGTAGTTGTTCTGCTGCAGCATGAGTGGCCAAGGGGTGAGAACTTGTTCCTGAAAGCCATCAACAAAATCTGCCAACAAGGAAACTTCCAGTATGAGAATTTTTTCAACTATGTCACAA atattGATATGTTGGAGGAATTTGCTTATTTAAGAACacaggaaggagggaagatTCATCTGGAACTGCTGCCAAATCAAGCAATGCTGATCAA gacttcTAGCCCTCCCATGGGGTTACTGCAGCAGGAATTCATACCTGTGCTACAGCCCAGCATACAGACTGCTGACAG GCATCATACAGTTACCCGGGGTATAACTAAAGGAGTGAAAGAAGATTTCCGCCTGGCCATGGAGCGCCAGGTCTCACGCTGTGGGGAAAACCTCATGGTGGTCTTGCACAGGTTCTGcattaatgagaaaatactgctgcttcAGACTCTTGCTTGA
- the INTS10 gene encoding integrator complex subunit 10 isoform X9, giving the protein MSPNKRSSQKYVIDGLTEKSSQITDPWERLFKILSVVGMRCEWQMDKGRRSFGDILHRMKDLCRYISNFDSDAHAKYKNQVVYSTMLVFFKNAFQYVSNIQPSLFQGPNAPNQAPLVLLEDVTNIYGDTDIDRNKHIHKKRKLAEGREKTMSSDDEDPSGKARSRHITVNKADLANSIEVLESFKLARESWELLYSLESLDKEFTRICLSWKTDTWLWLRIFLTDMIIYQGQYKKAISSLHHLAALQGSHSPQQIAGQGSLENQRALIQLATCHFALGEYRQTCEKVLDLMCCILLPIQEGGKVQEEQPKVKSKFRKGSDLKLWPCTSRAIMPYCLHLLLACFKLRAFTDSRDDMALGHVVVLLQHEWPRGENLFLKAINKICQQGNFQYENFFNYVTNIDMLEEFAYLRTQEGGKIHLELLPNQAMLIKTSSPPMGLLQQEFIPVLQPSIQTADRHHTVTRGITKGVKEDFRLAMERQVSRCGENLMVVLHRFCINEKILLLQTLA; this is encoded by the exons ATGTCTCCAAACAAGCGTAGCTCTCAGAAATATGTAATAGATGGTCTCACAGAGAAATCATCCCAGATTACAGATCCTTGGGAGAGgctatttaaaatactgtctgtGGTGGGAATGAGGTGTGAATGGCAAATGGATAAGGGAAGAAG AAGTTTTGGTGATATTTTGCATCGAATGAAAGACCTCTGCAGATACATCAGTAACTTTGATAGTGATGCACACGCGAAATATAAAAACCAAGTAGTGTATTCAACAATGTTGgtcttctttaaaaatgcattccaGTATGTCAGCAACATCCAGCCATCGCTCTTCCAAG GTCCAAATGCTCCAAACCAAGCCCCACTGGTTCTCCTCGAGGATGTGACCAATATCTATGGTGATACAGATATTGATCGTaacaaacacatacacaaaaagaggaaacttgctgaaggaagagagaaaacaatg AGCTCAGATGATGAGGATCCTTCTGGAAAGGCACGAAGTCGTCATATTACAGTAAACAAGGCAGATCTTGCAAACTCTATAGAAGTATTAGAGAGCTTTAAACTGGCAAGagagagctgggagctgctgtaTTCTCTGGAATCACTTGACAAAG AGTTCACCAGAATTTGTTTGTCATGGAAGACAGACACCTGGCTTTGGTTAAGAATCTTTCTTACAGACATGATCATCTACCAG gggCAGTACAAAAAAGCAATTAGCAGCCTACATCACCTGGCAGCTCTTCAGGGCTCTCATTCTCCACAGCAAATTGCAGGACAAGGATCACTAGAAAATCAGAGAGCGCTAATCCAGTTAGCAACATGCCACTTTGCCCTTGGAGAATATCGC caaACATGTGAAAAAGTGCTTGACCTCATGTGTTGTATTTTACTTCCAATACAAGAAGGAGGTAAAGTACAAGAGGAGCAACCTAAAGTAAAGTCTAAGTTCAGGAAAG GGTCTGATCTGAAGCTTTGGCCATGTACCAGCAGAGCTATCATGCCTTACTGCCTTCATCTATTGTTAGCTTGTTTCAAG ctCAGAGCTTTCACAGACAGCAGAGATGATATGGCGCTGGGCCATGTAGTTGTTCTGCTGCAGCATGAGTGGCCAAGGGGTGAGAACTTGTTCCTGAAAGCCATCAACAAAATCTGCCAACAAGGAAACTTCCAGTATGAGAATTTTTTCAACTATGTCACAA atattGATATGTTGGAGGAATTTGCTTATTTAAGAACacaggaaggagggaagatTCATCTGGAACTGCTGCCAAATCAAGCAATGCTGATCAA gacttcTAGCCCTCCCATGGGGTTACTGCAGCAGGAATTCATACCTGTGCTACAGCCCAGCATACAGACTGCTGACAG GCATCATACAGTTACCCGGGGTATAACTAAAGGAGTGAAAGAAGATTTCCGCCTGGCCATGGAGCGCCAGGTCTCACGCTGTGGGGAAAACCTCATGGTGGTCTTGCACAGGTTCTGcattaatgagaaaatactgctgcttcAGACTCTTGCTTGA
- the INTS10 gene encoding integrator complex subunit 10 isoform X3, with amino-acid sequence MSAQGDCEFLVKRARELVPGDLWAAKAWLITARSLYPADFNIQYEMYTIERNAERTASAGRLLYDMFVNFPDQPAVWREISVITSALRNDSQDKQTQFLRGLFETLPGRVQCEMLLKATEQCFNTLERAEMLLLLLRRFPETVVQHGVGLGETLLDAESIEDQESPVNCFRKLFVCDVLPLIINNPDVRLPASLLYKYLNKAAEFYINYVTRSTQTESQYQGSQDSSDIMSPNKRSSQKYVIDGLTEKSSQITDPWERLFKILSVVGMRCEWQMDKGRSFGDILHRMKDLCRYISNFDSDAHAKYKNQVVYSTMLVFFKNAFQYVSNIQPSLFQGPNAPNQAPLVLLEDVTNIYGDTDIDRNKHIHKKRKLAEGREKTMQSSDDEDPSGKARSRHITVNKADLANSIEVLESFKLARESWELLYSLESLDKEFTRICLSWKTDTWLWLRIFLTDMIIYQGQYKKAISSLHHLAALQGSHSPQQIAGQGSLENQRALIQLATCHFALGEYRQTCEKVLDLMCCILLPIQEGGKVQEEQPKVKSKFRKGSDLKLWPCTSRAIMPYCLHLLLACFKLRAFTDSRDDMALGHVVVLLQHEWPRGENLFLKAINKICQQGNFQYENFFNYVTNIDMLEEFAYLRTQEGGKIHLELLPNQAMLIKTSSPPMGLLQQEFIPVLQPSIQTADRHHTVTRGITKGVKEDFRLAMERQVSRCGENLMVVLHRFCINEKILLLQTLA; translated from the exons ATGTCGGCGCAGGGGGACTGCGAGTTCCTGGTGAAGCGGGCCCGCGAGCTGGTGCCGGGGGACCTGTGGGCGGCCAAGGCCTGGCTCATCACGGCGCGAAGCCTCTACCCCGCCGACTTCAACATACAG TATGAGATGTACACTATTGAGAGGAATGCTGAAAGGACAGCgtctgcaggcaggctgctctaTGACAT GTTTGTGAATTTTCCAGACCAACCTGCTGTATGGCGGGAGATTAGTGTTATTACATCAGCATTAAGGAATGACTCACAGGACAagcaaacacaatttttaagaG gattatTTGAAACCCTTCCTGGTCGAGTCCAGTGTGAAATGTTACTGAAGGCCACAGAGCAGTGTTTTAACACATtagaaagagcagaaatgctactactactactgcGACGTTTTCCAGAGACTGTGGTACAGCATGGG GTGGGCCTTGGAGAAACATTATTAGACGCTGAAAGTATTGAAGACCAAGAGTCCCCGGTGAattgttttagaaaattatttg ttTGTGACGTTCTTCCTCTAATAATTAATAACCCTGATGTTCGACTTCCTGCCAGCTTGttatataaatacctgaataaagcagcagaattttatATTAACTATGTAACCAGATCTACACAGACAGAAAGCCAGTATCAAG GTTCACAAGACTCCTCTGATATTATGTCTCCAAACAAGCGTAGCTCTCAGAAATATGTAATAGATGGTCTCACAGAGAAATCATCCCAGATTACAGATCCTTGGGAGAGgctatttaaaatactgtctgtGGTGGGAATGAGGTGTGAATGGCAAATGGATAAGGGAAGAAG TTTTGGTGATATTTTGCATCGAATGAAAGACCTCTGCAGATACATCAGTAACTTTGATAGTGATGCACACGCGAAATATAAAAACCAAGTAGTGTATTCAACAATGTTGgtcttctttaaaaatgcattccaGTATGTCAGCAACATCCAGCCATCGCTCTTCCAAG GTCCAAATGCTCCAAACCAAGCCCCACTGGTTCTCCTCGAGGATGTGACCAATATCTATGGTGATACAGATATTGATCGTaacaaacacatacacaaaaagaggaaacttgctgaaggaagagagaaaacaatg CAGAGCTCAGATGATGAGGATCCTTCTGGAAAGGCACGAAGTCGTCATATTACAGTAAACAAGGCAGATCTTGCAAACTCTATAGAAGTATTAGAGAGCTTTAAACTGGCAAGagagagctgggagctgctgtaTTCTCTGGAATCACTTGACAAAG AGTTCACCAGAATTTGTTTGTCATGGAAGACAGACACCTGGCTTTGGTTAAGAATCTTTCTTACAGACATGATCATCTACCAG gggCAGTACAAAAAAGCAATTAGCAGCCTACATCACCTGGCAGCTCTTCAGGGCTCTCATTCTCCACAGCAAATTGCAGGACAAGGATCACTAGAAAATCAGAGAGCGCTAATCCAGTTAGCAACATGCCACTTTGCCCTTGGAGAATATCGC caaACATGTGAAAAAGTGCTTGACCTCATGTGTTGTATTTTACTTCCAATACAAGAAGGAGGTAAAGTACAAGAGGAGCAACCTAAAGTAAAGTCTAAGTTCAGGAAAG GGTCTGATCTGAAGCTTTGGCCATGTACCAGCAGAGCTATCATGCCTTACTGCCTTCATCTATTGTTAGCTTGTTTCAAG ctCAGAGCTTTCACAGACAGCAGAGATGATATGGCGCTGGGCCATGTAGTTGTTCTGCTGCAGCATGAGTGGCCAAGGGGTGAGAACTTGTTCCTGAAAGCCATCAACAAAATCTGCCAACAAGGAAACTTCCAGTATGAGAATTTTTTCAACTATGTCACAA atattGATATGTTGGAGGAATTTGCTTATTTAAGAACacaggaaggagggaagatTCATCTGGAACTGCTGCCAAATCAAGCAATGCTGATCAA gacttcTAGCCCTCCCATGGGGTTACTGCAGCAGGAATTCATACCTGTGCTACAGCCCAGCATACAGACTGCTGACAG GCATCATACAGTTACCCGGGGTATAACTAAAGGAGTGAAAGAAGATTTCCGCCTGGCCATGGAGCGCCAGGTCTCACGCTGTGGGGAAAACCTCATGGTGGTCTTGCACAGGTTCTGcattaatgagaaaatactgctgcttcAGACTCTTGCTTGA